A window from Candidatus Methanomethylicota archaeon encodes these proteins:
- a CDS encoding UDP-glucose/GDP-mannose dehydrogenase family protein: MVRGISFFGLGYVGLTTATCLASRGFKVICYDVDESKVDAVNSGRAPFFEPKLDELLRRAVEEGYLKAVKDPKTAVLNSEVTFITVGTPSRDDGSIDLTYVKSASRMIGEALRLKSGWHLIVVKSTVQPTTTENVVGRIIEETSGRRCGDGFGLCMNPEFLREGNAVEDTFKPDRIIIGEVDKRSGDFLEEIYREFYGDDLPPIIRTSPVNAELIKYANNSFLAMKVSFINMIANLCQKIPGADVEIVARGIGLDRRIGPLFLKAGAGWGGSCFKKDLEALLDYAIKNCVELPLVEATLKVNRSQPYRVVELARELIGDFRGRRVSVLGLAFKPGTDDMRDAVSIRIVRRLVEEGAKVVVYDPKAMDNAKRIFGGDVEYANSVEECLKNSECAIIVTEWDEFRKLKPEDFIRFMRNPVVVDGRRIYDSNVYSRKLKFKAIGCNC; the protein is encoded by the coding sequence ATGGTTAGGGGGATATCATTCTTCGGATTAGGATACGTGGGTTTAACGACCGCAACATGCCTAGCTTCAAGGGGGTTTAAAGTTATCTGCTATGATGTGGATGAATCTAAGGTTGATGCTGTGAATAGTGGTAGGGCACCATTCTTCGAACCCAAACTGGATGAACTGTTGAGGAGGGCTGTTGAGGAGGGGTATTTGAAGGCTGTGAAGGACCCGAAAACGGCAGTCTTAAACTCCGAAGTCACATTCATAACTGTTGGGACGCCTAGTAGGGATGATGGTAGCATAGACTTAACATATGTTAAGAGTGCGTCTAGGATGATTGGTGAAGCATTACGCTTGAAGAGTGGGTGGCATCTTATTGTTGTTAAGAGTACAGTTCAACCCACCACAACTGAGAATGTTGTTGGGAGGATTATTGAGGAAACTTCTGGGAGGAGGTGTGGTGATGGGTTTGGGTTATGTATGAATCCAGAATTCCTTAGGGAGGGGAATGCTGTTGAAGATACATTTAAGCCTGATAGGATAATCATTGGGGAGGTTGATAAGAGGTCTGGAGACTTCCTCGAAGAAATTTATAGGGAGTTTTATGGTGATGATCTTCCACCAATTATTAGGACCAGCCCCGTTAATGCTGAGTTGATTAAGTATGCTAATAACTCGTTTTTGGCTATGAAGGTTAGCTTCATAAATATGATTGCAAACCTATGCCAAAAAATTCCTGGAGCAGATGTTGAGATTGTTGCTAGAGGGATTGGTCTTGATAGGAGGATTGGCCCACTATTCCTTAAGGCTGGTGCAGGTTGGGGTGGAAGCTGCTTCAAGAAGGACCTAGAAGCCCTATTAGACTATGCAATTAAGAATTGTGTGGAGCTACCACTCGTAGAGGCTACGTTGAAGGTTAATAGAAGCCAGCCGTATAGGGTTGTTGAGTTGGCTAGGGAGCTTATTGGAGATTTTCGTGGGAGGAGGGTATCTGTTTTGGGATTGGCATTTAAACCTGGAACTGATGATATGAGGGATGCAGTATCAATAAGGATTGTTAGGAGGCTTGTTGAGGAGGGGGCTAAAGTGGTTGTTTATGATCCGAAGGCCATGGATAATGCTAAGAGAATTTTTGGTGGGGATGTTGAGTATGCTAATAGCGTTGAAGAGTGCTTGAAGAATTCGGAATGTGCAATTATTGTTACTGAGTGGGATGAATTTAGGAAGCTTAAACCAGAGGATTTCATAAGATTTATGAGGAATCCAGTGGTTGTGGATGGTAGGAGAATATATGATTCAAATGTTTATTCTAGGAAGTTGAAGTTTAAAGCAATAGGATGTAATTGTTAG
- a CDS encoding NTP transferase domain-containing protein, translating to MVVRKVVVTAAGLGTRLLPMSKELPKEMLPIFVRGVDGVVLKPLLQALFEQLYCFGFRDFCFVVGRGKRSVEDHFTPDWDFVRRLNDRGKSGLAVELGRFYRMVEDSRIAFINQPEPRGFGHAVLVARFFVGGEPFMVCAGDTYIISEGNSFIRRMVDAFSEDVSAVLLLQEVSNPRGYGVAVVEGSGDVFNVLRVVEKPTVPPSNLAIMPFYIFRSEVFDVLEGLGPGVGGEIQLTDAIQGLIDRGRRVVAVKLNSDELRLDIGTPETYWEAIKLSHEYSLGEGK from the coding sequence TTGGTTGTTAGGAAGGTTGTTGTTACTGCTGCTGGTCTTGGTACTAGGCTTTTGCCTATGAGTAAGGAGCTTCCTAAGGAGATGTTGCCGATTTTTGTTAGGGGTGTGGATGGTGTTGTTTTGAAGCCTCTTCTTCAGGCTTTGTTTGAGCAGTTGTATTGTTTTGGTTTTAGGGATTTTTGTTTTGTTGTTGGTCGTGGTAAGAGGAGTGTTGAGGATCATTTTACGCCTGATTGGGATTTTGTTAGGAGGCTTAATGATAGGGGTAAGAGTGGTTTGGCTGTTGAGCTTGGTAGGTTTTATCGTATGGTTGAGGATTCTAGGATTGCTTTTATTAATCAGCCTGAGCCTAGGGGTTTTGGTCATGCTGTTCTTGTGGCTAGGTTTTTTGTTGGGGGTGAGCCTTTCATGGTTTGTGCTGGTGATACGTATATTATTTCTGAGGGTAATTCATTTATTAGGAGGATGGTTGATGCATTTTCCGAGGATGTTTCAGCTGTTCTGCTTTTGCAGGAGGTTTCTAATCCTAGGGGTTATGGTGTGGCTGTTGTGGAGGGTTCTGGCGATGTTTTTAATGTTTTGAGGGTTGTTGAGAAGCCTACTGTGCCTCCATCGAATCTCGCTATAATGCCATTCTATATTTTTAGGTCTGAGGTTTTTGATGTTTTGGAGGGGCTTGGCCCTGGTGTTGGTGGTGAGATTCAGCTTACTGATGCAATTCAAGGTCTTATTGATCGTGGTCGTAGGGTTGTGGCTGTTAAGCTTAATTCTGATGAGCTTAGGCTTGATATCGGTACGCCTGAAACTTATTGGGAGGCTATAAAGCTTTCCCATGAATATTCTCTGGGTGAGGGGAAATGA
- a CDS encoding SDR family oxidoreductase, which translates to MSVELIVSQFSGDLFRGRRILVTGGAGFLGSWLCEALIMLGANVSCLDNLSTGRVENIMHLKRYGNFKFIKADISEYHPEGFDFIVHGASLPSPDDYMRRPVETMLPNSLGLLNCLEAARKGSIVLYTSTSEVYGDAEIIPTPEDYWGRVNPIGLRSCYDESKRFGEALCMAYYRQYGVDVRVARIFNSYGPRLDPESRYARVIPRFIMQALRNEPITIHGDGMQTRSFTYVTDTVNALIKMLINDDVRGEVVNIGCQNEVKIIDLAKMIIRLTGSSSKIVFTEARPDDPRRRCPDISKARKLLNWEPKISLEDGLKYTIEWFRRQLNG; encoded by the coding sequence ATGAGCGTTGAACTAATTGTAAGCCAGTTTAGTGGGGATTTGTTTAGGGGTAGGAGGATACTTGTAACGGGGGGTGCAGGATTCCTAGGTAGCTGGCTCTGCGAAGCACTCATAATGCTTGGAGCCAATGTATCATGCCTAGACAACCTATCAACTGGTAGGGTTGAGAACATAATGCACTTGAAAAGATATGGGAACTTCAAATTCATTAAAGCCGATATTTCAGAGTATCATCCGGAGGGGTTTGACTTCATCGTTCATGGTGCAAGTCTACCATCACCAGACGATTACATGAGGAGGCCTGTGGAAACCATGCTTCCAAACAGCCTTGGATTGTTGAATTGCCTTGAAGCTGCAAGGAAAGGCTCAATAGTGCTCTACACTTCTACCTCCGAGGTTTATGGTGACGCTGAAATCATACCCACACCTGAAGATTATTGGGGTAGAGTTAACCCAATTGGTTTGAGGAGTTGTTATGATGAGTCTAAGAGGTTTGGTGAAGCTTTATGTATGGCTTATTATAGGCAGTATGGCGTTGATGTTAGAGTTGCAAGGATATTCAATTCGTATGGCCCAAGATTAGACCCCGAGTCGAGATATGCTAGGGTTATCCCAAGATTCATAATGCAAGCTTTGAGGAATGAGCCTATAACAATTCATGGTGATGGAATGCAGACGAGAAGCTTCACATACGTAACAGACACGGTCAACGCATTAATCAAGATGCTTATAAATGATGATGTGAGGGGTGAGGTTGTGAATATTGGATGCCAAAATGAAGTGAAAATAATTGATCTTGCGAAGATGATAATAAGGTTGACAGGCTCATCCTCAAAAATCGTCTTCACAGAAGCTAGACCAGACGATCCTAGGAGGAGATGCCCAGACATAAGTAAAGCCAGAAAACTATTAAACTGGGAGCCAAAAATAAGCTTGGAGGATGGATTGAAGTATACGATAGAATGGTTTAGGAGGCAATTGAATGGTTAG